Part of the Zetaproteobacteria bacterium genome is shown below.
GGCGCGGGCATCCTGCTGCAGCTCTCCGACAATTTCTTCCGCCCCGCCGCCGAGGAGGCGGGGATCCGGCTGCCCGACCACGGTGAATATGGCGTGGCCATGTGCTTCCTGCCGCGGGACGACGACCACCGTCGGCAGTGCGAGGCGATCCTGGAGCAGACCGTGCGGGAAGAGGGGCAGCGGCTGCTCGGATGGCGTGACGTGCCCGTCGACCCCGATGCGGCCGACCTGCCGCAGAGCGTGCTCGACTGCCGGCCGGTGATCCGGCAGTGCTTCGTCGCCATGGGCGAGGGATGCGGCGATCAGGAGCGGTTCGAGCGCAAGCTCTTCGTCATCCGCAAGGTGACCCAGCACCGCGTCGCCGACCGCGCATTCGACGACCCGGCCCGCTTCTACATCGCCTCCTTCTCTTCACGCACCATCGTCTACAAGGGGATGTTCCTCTCCCATCAGCTCTCCGCCTTCTACCCC
Proteins encoded:
- a CDS encoding glutamate synthase subunit alpha, whose product is MNHSATRIRRSAGEGLYDPRFEHDSCGVGFVAQIKNRQSHAIVEQGLEILLRLTHRGAVGADPREGDGAGILLQLSDNFFRPAAEEAGIRLPDHGEYGVAMCFLPRDDDHRRQCEAILEQTVREEGQRLLGWRDVPVDPDAADLPQSVLDCRPVIRQCFVAMGEGCGDQERFERKLFVIRKVTQHRVADRAFDDPARFYIASFSSRTIVYKGMFLSHQLSAFYP